Proteins from one Athalia rosae chromosome 8, iyAthRosa1.1, whole genome shotgun sequence genomic window:
- the LOC105684913 gene encoding dual oxidase maturation factor 1-like isoform X1: MDIDISSTFLTDKARLHKSNCSFIDFTSVNFFKQCKAMGYFNYGRMEGFPSQYPGKKSPVTIDVLEAGLILAFVIVATAFLIIILGFSLKRSINAFFKVFASLTIGCCLMLGNFGQEWEVGSVATRTPYRAGSPHQINASIGIKLGLRSINITLDGYTETGSPLENETINYNERFSWTWDQGRLGFGPYAGLLQRTFREAQRKGVPIPILSIIEYLVVDGEGLRYGRFYRTAGWYTHILMCFLPPVALNRTAFTTWLLANAFLISVGRYAAYFLGLTGLLQILACIVWVIVRNPYPLSIPFENGTITPSYGSHFWIVFVCGVTCVLLAMIIVIMDLRFPDELSSFLGLDPISDYDEYVLKQSQIEVLRRKNGMRSNLMEMRSLGEEVDQSWVQSLHKDPTMTVLKRRSSATKAQKALFRLPLPVTPAIDESADDDSPIYENRYIAQPSGSDIMQKSTVSHSREKLCPPLPKKTKNLQNRRN, encoded by the exons ATGGATATTGACATTTCCTCAACGTTTCTCACAGACAAGGCACGATTGCACAAGAGTAACTGCTCGTTTATTGATTTTACCtcagttaatttttttaaacagtGTAAAGCGATGGGGTATTTCAATTATGGAAGAATGGAAGGTTTTCCATCGCAGTATCCTGGAAAAAAATCCCCTGTAACTATCGATGTCCTTGAAGCCGGTCTGATTCTGGCATTTGTCATCGTTGCCACCGCCTTTTTGATTATCATTTTAGGCTTCAGCCTCAAGAGG AGCATCAATGCCTTCTTCAAAGTTTTTGCCAGTCTTACAATCGGATGTTGTTTAATGC tcGGAAATTTCGGGCAAGAATGGGAAGTGGGTAGTGTGGCAACCAGAACTCCTTATCGCGCTGGCAGTCCGCATCAAATAAACGCGAGCATCGGCATAAAGTTGGGCTTGCGTTCAATAAATATCACATTGGATG GATACACTGAAACAGGCTCTCCTCTTGAAAACGAGACAATCAATTACAACGAAAGATTCTCATGGACGTGGGATCAGGGACGGCTTGGATTTGGCCCATACG CTGGTTTGCTGCAACGAACTTTCCGGGAGGCTCAAAGAAAGGGTGTGCCTATTCCAATTCTTTCTATCATTGAGTACTTAGTCGTTGATGGGGAAGGTCTGCGATATGGCAGATTTTATCGGACAGCTGGGTGGTACACGCATATTCTAATGTG TTTTCTGCCACCTGTTGCTCTCAATAGGACCGCCTTTACTACCTGGCTTTTAGCAAACGCATTTTTGATCAGCGTTGGACGCTATGCAGCATATTTTCTTGGTCTGACTGGCCTTTTGCAGATCTTGGCCTGCATCGTCTGGGTTATTGTTCGTAATCCCTATCCACTCAGTATCCCCTTTGAAAATGGCACAATAACTCCAAGTTACGGGTCCCATTTCTGGATAGTATTCGTTTGTG GCGTCACATGCGTGTTACTTGCCATGATAATTGTCATAATGGACCTCAGATTTCCTGACGAATTATCCAGTTTTCTCGGGTTGGATCCCATCTCCGACTACGACGAGTATGTGCTCA AACAGAGTCAAATTGAAGTTTTGAGGAGAAAGAATGGAATGCGGTCCAATTTAATGGAGATGCGGTCACTTGGTGAGGAGGTTGATCAATCTTGGGTTCAATCGCTGCACAAGGATCCCACCATG ACAGTTTTAAAGAGACGCTCCTCCGCTACCAAGGCACAGAAAGCTTTGTTTAGATTGCCGTTACCGGTTACCCCCGCAATTGATGAATCGGCAGATGACGATTCCCCAATTTACGAGAATCGCTACATCGCACAGCCAAG tGGGTCGGACATAATGCAAAAATCAACAGTAAGTCACAGTCGGGAGAAACTTTGTCCACCGCTGccgaaaaaaaccaagaaccTACAGAACAGAAGAAATTGA
- the LOC105684912 gene encoding probable splicing factor, arginine/serine-rich 7 — MAVGSTKVVQVTNIAPQATKDQMQTLFGYLGKIEDIRLYPTIRDVAVPVQSRICYIKFHEQGSVAVAQHMTNTVFIDRALIVIPYQNGDIPDEQRALELTNNGTVVPGLYPSEPKLPANVVNAIEGLPPNHVITTIDPKLETNGLPSYPHLPGHLDSRRIEEIRRTLVIANLEASVSTDQLLDFFAENNIEIKYLRICTRDSDTEHYALVELSEQASVVPALQLNGQPLAEKPIKIYHSTQSIAKPEAKSNEAAQKEIEEAMSRVKEAHNLISAAIDPMIGMLSKDKRSRSSSRSRRSRSRSKGRSRRSRSRKRSRSRHRRSRSRHRRRSRSKSKRSRSRDRKKKSPSRRRSSSRGRHRSKSKSRRSHSKTRRTRSRSKDRKKKSPGRRRSRSPSRGKRSKSRCRKSRSESKSRTAKSKYSEKNKEKDKDKERRSKDKLDNNGKKNDGDKLEKNEREKSDKKSSKEKRSEKDSKSDEKNRGGSEYCESKDSVESEN; from the coding sequence aTGGCCGTTGGGTCAACGAAAGTGGTGCAAGTCACCAATATCGCACCGCAAGCAACCAAGGACCAAATGCAAACACTATTCGGGTATCTTGGCAAAATCGAAGATATCAGGTTGTATCCCACGATAAGGGACGTTGCTGTACCCGTTCAGTCTAGAATATGTTACATAAAATTCCATGAGCAAGGGAGCGTTGCTGTCGCTCAGCATATGACCAATACAGTATTTATTGATCGTGCTCTGATTGTAATCCCCTATCAGAATGGAGATATTCCCGATGAGCAGAGGGCTCTTGAATTGACAAATAATGGTACAGTTGTGCCAGGCTTGTATCCTTCTGAGCCAAAGCTCCCTGCCAATGTAGTCAATGCGATTGAGGGACTACCACCTAATCATGTGATAACCACAATCGATCCAAAGTTGGAGACCAATGGCTTGCCGTCATATCCACACCTACCAGGGCACTTGGATAGCAGAAGAATTGAAGAGATCCGCCGAACTTTGGTTATTGCAAATCTTGAAGCTTCGGTTTCAACGGATCAGCTGCTAGACTTCTTTGCTGAAAACAATATCGAAATTAAATATCTGAGAATTTGCACAAGAGATTCAGATACTGAACATTACGCCCTTGTCGAACTTTCTGAACAGGCATCCGTTGTCCCTGCACTCCAGCTAAACGGTCAGCCACTGGCAGAAAAAccaattaaaatttatcactCTACTCAATCTATTGCTAAACCTGAGGCCAAAAGCAACGAGGCTGCTCagaaagaaatcgaagaagCTATGTCTAGGGTGAAGGAAGCGCATAACTTGATATCTGCTGCCATAGATCCCATGATCGGGATGCTTTCCAAGGATAAGCGCAGTCGAAGTAGCTCACGAAGTCGCAGATCTAGATCCAGATCTAAGGGAAGAAGCAGGCGATCCAGATCTCGTAAAAGATCTAGATCTAGGCATCGACGTTCTCGTTCTCGTCATCGTCGTAGATCGAGGTCAAAGTCAAAGCGATCACGCTCCCGAGATCGTAAGAAAAAATCTCCATCTCGCAGAAGAAGCAGTTCTAGAGGACGTCATAGGTCTAAATCCAAATCTAGGAGATCTCATTCAAAAACTCGTCGAACTAGAAGCAGATCTAAAGATCGCAAGAAGAAGTCACCGGGACGGAGGAGGAGCCGCTCACCATCTCGTGGTAAAAGATCCAAGTCTAGATGCAGGAAATCTAGGTCCGAGTCAAAATCTCGCACCGCAAAATCAAAATACtcggaaaaaaacaaggagaaggACAAAGATAAGGAACGTCGTAGCAAGGACAAGTTGGACAATAATGGGAAAAAGAATGACGGAGAcaagctggaaaaaaatgagagggaaaaaagcgataaaaaatCTAGCAAAGAGAAGAGATCGGAGAAAGATTCAaagtcggatgaaaaaaatcgcggtGGTTCAGAGTACTGCGAGAGTAAAGATAGTGTAGAATCCGAGAATTAA
- the LOC105684913 gene encoding dual oxidase maturation factor 1-like isoform X4 codes for MGYFNYGRMEGFPSQYPGKKSPVTIDVLEAGLILAFVIVATAFLIIILGFSLKRSINAFFKVFASLTIGCCLMLGNFGQEWEVGSVATRTPYRAGSPHQINASIGIKLGLRSINITLDGYTETGSPLENETINYNERFSWTWDQGRLGFGPYAGLLQRTFREAQRKGVPIPILSIIEYLVVDGEGLRYGRFYRTAGWYTHILMCFLPPVALNRTAFTTWLLANAFLISVGRYAAYFLGLTGLLQILACIVWVIVRNPYPLSIPFENGTITPSYGSHFWIVFVCGVTCVLLAMIIVIMDLRFPDELSSFLGLDPISDYDEYVLKQSQIEVLRRKNGMRSNLMEMRSLGEEVDQSWVQSLHKDPTMTVLKRRSSATKAQKALFRLPLPVTPAIDESADDDSPIYENRYIAQPSGSDIMQKSTVSHSREKLCPPLPKKTKNLQNRRN; via the exons ATGGGGTATTTCAATTATGGAAGAATGGAAGGTTTTCCATCGCAGTATCCTGGAAAAAAATCCCCTGTAACTATCGATGTCCTTGAAGCCGGTCTGATTCTGGCATTTGTCATCGTTGCCACCGCCTTTTTGATTATCATTTTAGGCTTCAGCCTCAAGAGG AGCATCAATGCCTTCTTCAAAGTTTTTGCCAGTCTTACAATCGGATGTTGTTTAATGC tcGGAAATTTCGGGCAAGAATGGGAAGTGGGTAGTGTGGCAACCAGAACTCCTTATCGCGCTGGCAGTCCGCATCAAATAAACGCGAGCATCGGCATAAAGTTGGGCTTGCGTTCAATAAATATCACATTGGATG GATACACTGAAACAGGCTCTCCTCTTGAAAACGAGACAATCAATTACAACGAAAGATTCTCATGGACGTGGGATCAGGGACGGCTTGGATTTGGCCCATACG CTGGTTTGCTGCAACGAACTTTCCGGGAGGCTCAAAGAAAGGGTGTGCCTATTCCAATTCTTTCTATCATTGAGTACTTAGTCGTTGATGGGGAAGGTCTGCGATATGGCAGATTTTATCGGACAGCTGGGTGGTACACGCATATTCTAATGTG TTTTCTGCCACCTGTTGCTCTCAATAGGACCGCCTTTACTACCTGGCTTTTAGCAAACGCATTTTTGATCAGCGTTGGACGCTATGCAGCATATTTTCTTGGTCTGACTGGCCTTTTGCAGATCTTGGCCTGCATCGTCTGGGTTATTGTTCGTAATCCCTATCCACTCAGTATCCCCTTTGAAAATGGCACAATAACTCCAAGTTACGGGTCCCATTTCTGGATAGTATTCGTTTGTG GCGTCACATGCGTGTTACTTGCCATGATAATTGTCATAATGGACCTCAGATTTCCTGACGAATTATCCAGTTTTCTCGGGTTGGATCCCATCTCCGACTACGACGAGTATGTGCTCA AACAGAGTCAAATTGAAGTTTTGAGGAGAAAGAATGGAATGCGGTCCAATTTAATGGAGATGCGGTCACTTGGTGAGGAGGTTGATCAATCTTGGGTTCAATCGCTGCACAAGGATCCCACCATG ACAGTTTTAAAGAGACGCTCCTCCGCTACCAAGGCACAGAAAGCTTTGTTTAGATTGCCGTTACCGGTTACCCCCGCAATTGATGAATCGGCAGATGACGATTCCCCAATTTACGAGAATCGCTACATCGCACAGCCAAG tGGGTCGGACATAATGCAAAAATCAACAGTAAGTCACAGTCGGGAGAAACTTTGTCCACCGCTGccgaaaaaaaccaagaaccTACAGAACAGAAGAAATTGA
- the LOC105684913 gene encoding dual oxidase maturation factor 1-like isoform X3 — translation MDIDISSTFLTDKCKAMGYFNYGRMEGFPSQYPGKKSPVTIDVLEAGLILAFVIVATAFLIIILGFSLKRSINAFFKVFASLTIGCCLMLGNFGQEWEVGSVATRTPYRAGSPHQINASIGIKLGLRSINITLDGYTETGSPLENETINYNERFSWTWDQGRLGFGPYAGLLQRTFREAQRKGVPIPILSIIEYLVVDGEGLRYGRFYRTAGWYTHILMCFLPPVALNRTAFTTWLLANAFLISVGRYAAYFLGLTGLLQILACIVWVIVRNPYPLSIPFENGTITPSYGSHFWIVFVCGVTCVLLAMIIVIMDLRFPDELSSFLGLDPISDYDEYVLKQSQIEVLRRKNGMRSNLMEMRSLGEEVDQSWVQSLHKDPTMTVLKRRSSATKAQKALFRLPLPVTPAIDESADDDSPIYENRYIAQPSGSDIMQKSTVSHSREKLCPPLPKKTKNLQNRRN, via the exons ATGGATATTGACATTTCCTCAACGTTTCTCACAGACAAG tGTAAAGCGATGGGGTATTTCAATTATGGAAGAATGGAAGGTTTTCCATCGCAGTATCCTGGAAAAAAATCCCCTGTAACTATCGATGTCCTTGAAGCCGGTCTGATTCTGGCATTTGTCATCGTTGCCACCGCCTTTTTGATTATCATTTTAGGCTTCAGCCTCAAGAGG AGCATCAATGCCTTCTTCAAAGTTTTTGCCAGTCTTACAATCGGATGTTGTTTAATGC tcGGAAATTTCGGGCAAGAATGGGAAGTGGGTAGTGTGGCAACCAGAACTCCTTATCGCGCTGGCAGTCCGCATCAAATAAACGCGAGCATCGGCATAAAGTTGGGCTTGCGTTCAATAAATATCACATTGGATG GATACACTGAAACAGGCTCTCCTCTTGAAAACGAGACAATCAATTACAACGAAAGATTCTCATGGACGTGGGATCAGGGACGGCTTGGATTTGGCCCATACG CTGGTTTGCTGCAACGAACTTTCCGGGAGGCTCAAAGAAAGGGTGTGCCTATTCCAATTCTTTCTATCATTGAGTACTTAGTCGTTGATGGGGAAGGTCTGCGATATGGCAGATTTTATCGGACAGCTGGGTGGTACACGCATATTCTAATGTG TTTTCTGCCACCTGTTGCTCTCAATAGGACCGCCTTTACTACCTGGCTTTTAGCAAACGCATTTTTGATCAGCGTTGGACGCTATGCAGCATATTTTCTTGGTCTGACTGGCCTTTTGCAGATCTTGGCCTGCATCGTCTGGGTTATTGTTCGTAATCCCTATCCACTCAGTATCCCCTTTGAAAATGGCACAATAACTCCAAGTTACGGGTCCCATTTCTGGATAGTATTCGTTTGTG GCGTCACATGCGTGTTACTTGCCATGATAATTGTCATAATGGACCTCAGATTTCCTGACGAATTATCCAGTTTTCTCGGGTTGGATCCCATCTCCGACTACGACGAGTATGTGCTCA AACAGAGTCAAATTGAAGTTTTGAGGAGAAAGAATGGAATGCGGTCCAATTTAATGGAGATGCGGTCACTTGGTGAGGAGGTTGATCAATCTTGGGTTCAATCGCTGCACAAGGATCCCACCATG ACAGTTTTAAAGAGACGCTCCTCCGCTACCAAGGCACAGAAAGCTTTGTTTAGATTGCCGTTACCGGTTACCCCCGCAATTGATGAATCGGCAGATGACGATTCCCCAATTTACGAGAATCGCTACATCGCACAGCCAAG tGGGTCGGACATAATGCAAAAATCAACAGTAAGTCACAGTCGGGAGAAACTTTGTCCACCGCTGccgaaaaaaaccaagaaccTACAGAACAGAAGAAATTGA
- the LOC105684913 gene encoding dual oxidase maturation factor 1-like isoform X2 produces MDIDISSTFLTDKARLHKSNCSFIDFTSVNFFKQCKAMGYFNYGRMEGFPSQYPGKKSPVTIDVLEAGLILAFVIVATAFLIIILGFSLKRSINAFFKVFASLTIGCCLMLGNFGQEWEVGSVATRTPYRAGSPHQINASIGIKLGLRSINITLDGYTETGSPLENETINYNERFSWTWDQGRLGFGPYAGLLQRTFREAQRKGVPIPILSIIEYLVVDGEGLRYGRFYRTAGWYTHILMWTAFTTWLLANAFLISVGRYAAYFLGLTGLLQILACIVWVIVRNPYPLSIPFENGTITPSYGSHFWIVFVCGVTCVLLAMIIVIMDLRFPDELSSFLGLDPISDYDEYVLKQSQIEVLRRKNGMRSNLMEMRSLGEEVDQSWVQSLHKDPTMTVLKRRSSATKAQKALFRLPLPVTPAIDESADDDSPIYENRYIAQPSGSDIMQKSTVSHSREKLCPPLPKKTKNLQNRRN; encoded by the exons ATGGATATTGACATTTCCTCAACGTTTCTCACAGACAAGGCACGATTGCACAAGAGTAACTGCTCGTTTATTGATTTTACCtcagttaatttttttaaacagtGTAAAGCGATGGGGTATTTCAATTATGGAAGAATGGAAGGTTTTCCATCGCAGTATCCTGGAAAAAAATCCCCTGTAACTATCGATGTCCTTGAAGCCGGTCTGATTCTGGCATTTGTCATCGTTGCCACCGCCTTTTTGATTATCATTTTAGGCTTCAGCCTCAAGAGG AGCATCAATGCCTTCTTCAAAGTTTTTGCCAGTCTTACAATCGGATGTTGTTTAATGC tcGGAAATTTCGGGCAAGAATGGGAAGTGGGTAGTGTGGCAACCAGAACTCCTTATCGCGCTGGCAGTCCGCATCAAATAAACGCGAGCATCGGCATAAAGTTGGGCTTGCGTTCAATAAATATCACATTGGATG GATACACTGAAACAGGCTCTCCTCTTGAAAACGAGACAATCAATTACAACGAAAGATTCTCATGGACGTGGGATCAGGGACGGCTTGGATTTGGCCCATACG CTGGTTTGCTGCAACGAACTTTCCGGGAGGCTCAAAGAAAGGGTGTGCCTATTCCAATTCTTTCTATCATTGAGTACTTAGTCGTTGATGGGGAAGGTCTGCGATATGGCAGATTTTATCGGACAGCTGGGTGGTACACGCATATTCTAATGTG GACCGCCTTTACTACCTGGCTTTTAGCAAACGCATTTTTGATCAGCGTTGGACGCTATGCAGCATATTTTCTTGGTCTGACTGGCCTTTTGCAGATCTTGGCCTGCATCGTCTGGGTTATTGTTCGTAATCCCTATCCACTCAGTATCCCCTTTGAAAATGGCACAATAACTCCAAGTTACGGGTCCCATTTCTGGATAGTATTCGTTTGTG GCGTCACATGCGTGTTACTTGCCATGATAATTGTCATAATGGACCTCAGATTTCCTGACGAATTATCCAGTTTTCTCGGGTTGGATCCCATCTCCGACTACGACGAGTATGTGCTCA AACAGAGTCAAATTGAAGTTTTGAGGAGAAAGAATGGAATGCGGTCCAATTTAATGGAGATGCGGTCACTTGGTGAGGAGGTTGATCAATCTTGGGTTCAATCGCTGCACAAGGATCCCACCATG ACAGTTTTAAAGAGACGCTCCTCCGCTACCAAGGCACAGAAAGCTTTGTTTAGATTGCCGTTACCGGTTACCCCCGCAATTGATGAATCGGCAGATGACGATTCCCCAATTTACGAGAATCGCTACATCGCACAGCCAAG tGGGTCGGACATAATGCAAAAATCAACAGTAAGTCACAGTCGGGAGAAACTTTGTCCACCGCTGccgaaaaaaaccaagaaccTACAGAACAGAAGAAATTGA